AGCTACAATTACAGCTCGTTTTAAAACATATATTGATTTATCGAGCGTTGAACGCACAATTGTATTCCAAATTTTAGGTTTACGGTATGGTGGTAACTCTAACGTATAGTGAGTTGGAACGCCTTTTAGAGCAGTTTTTGATAAAACCCAAGAAACAGTTAAAGTTACAATAACGCCAATTACAACCATTCCAACGACAACGCCGGCAGTAACAAGTGTTTGCATGCTGCCTGTATATCCAGCAGCCATAAATAATGAAGCCATTAAGATTAATGTAGGCCAGCGTCCATTACATGGGACGAAGTTGTTTGTTAAAATGGCAAGCATACGCTCACGTGGTGATTCGATAATACGTGTTGACATAATAGCGGCAGCGTTACATCCAAACCCCATTGCCATAGTTAAAGATTGTTTCCCATGCGCGCCAGAGCGTTTAAATAAACGATCCATGTTAAACGCAACGCGTGGTAGATATCCATAGTTTTCTAAGAGGGCAAACATAGGGAAGAAGATTGCCATAGGTGGTAACATAACGCTAATAACGGCTCCGGTACCACGGAATAAACCAAGTATTAAAACGCCATGTAGCCATTCTGGTGCATGCATTGCTTGGAACCAAGATGTTAAATATCCTTCGGCCCAGCCGAAAAATTCAGCAATCATCTCGGATGGCACGTTAGCACCGGCGATTGTAAGATAAAAAATAATAGATAAAATACCGAGCATAATTGGAAATCCCCAAATAGGAGAAGTGAAAATCTTATCTAATCTTTCTGAACGATATAATTTATCAGTATTCGTATATTGGACAGCTTCTTTACATATACTTGCGGAGGTTCGATAAATATCTCCGACAATATCATCTCGTATGTCCTCTTTTGAAAGTGTTTGTGCATGTTGAACAATATAGTCCAGAGGAAGATCCTTACTGGCTGAGTGAGATTCCATTTATTACGACCTCCCTTACAAGTGGTTCGTTATGATGTTTTTGAAGTGCAGTTAAGAAATTTTTATCTCCATCTAAAATACGTAACGCAATCCAACGTGCTGGATACGTATTGCCGAACACTTTATAAATTTGTGGTTCTAATTCTTGAATCATATTTTCAATTTTTTCATTATAAGTAATTTTAATTGGTGTTGGAATGAGTTTTTTAGTTGCTACTTTAGCGATGACGCTTAGTAAATGTCCGATACCAACTCGGTTTCGGGCTGAAATTTTAACTACCGGTACACCAAGTGATTTTGCTAATTTCTTTTCGTCAATAATGATTCCTTTTTTCTCTGCTTCATCAATTAAGTTAATACAAATGACCACATCGTTTGTCATTTCCATCACTTGGAGTGCTAAATTTAAATTTCTTTCCATTGCAGTTGCGTCTATAACAACTACAGTTACTTCTGGTTTTTCAAATATAATATAATCTCGTGCGACTTCTTCATCTGCCGAATTTGAATACAGTGAGTAAGTTCCAGGTAAATCTATTATTGTATATATATGTCCGCCATGCTTATATTCCCCTTCAGCCTTTAAAACAGTTTTCCCCGTCCAGTTACCAGTATGTTGTTTTAAGCCTGTTAAAGTATTAAATAATGTACTTTTCCCGGTATTCGGGTTACCAGCTAACGCAATGCGATGGTTACTCATCTGAAATCATCTCCTATTAATACCCCGAAAATAAGGGAGCTTTCTTCACTACGCAGTGCAATAGTTGTGTTGCTTACTTGATAAGCGACTGGGTCTCCAAGTGGGCTGCGTTGTAATACTTTAATTGTCGCTCCAGGAAAAAATCCTAAATCTAATAAACGTCGTTTCATAGTTCCTTCTAATTGTATCTTCTCAATTTGTACAAATTCCCCTGTTATGAATTCGGAAAGGGGTTTAGTATTAGCCGATACCATAAAAGTTACCTCATCTCTATATTTTTAGTTTTAGTTTAAAAAGTTTCCTTAGGTAAACTTTTTGATACTAATATAGTAGACTACATTGAATGATGCTGTCAATTAGTACTTTAAAAATATTCAATTATTTTTAGAATTGTTCCAATTTATTGAGTTGTACCGAAAAATATTACTGAAATTCTTCTTAATGTAAATAAAGTAAGAGTGTAAAATTTTAAAAATATAGTGGATTTGTAAATATAGTTTTAACTTAAAGGGCAAAATAAAGAAAAATATTTACATTGGATTTACATTGTTAAGAATAAATTTACAATACTGCGTGTTTAGTGTGGGTTTTGTTGGCTTTTTTAACTATAAATGTTGGAATGTCTAGCTTTTATGGGGTGTTATCGCTATTTACTTAAACTTAAAAATTGCTTAACACTCACATAATATTGTTGTCCTACAATGAATTTGTGTTCGAAAGAAGATGAATTCGAAAAGTGATAATCCAAATGGGGGTACAAGACATGATCATGAAAAAGGGTATTAAATTTTCTTTAGCGGCTTTAGTTGTTGCAGGTGCATTAGTTGGATGTGGAAAAGCAGAAAGTACGGATAATAAGGAAGCTGCTAAAGGTAGCGATGCAAAACAAGAATTATCAGGTACGATTGCAGCGGCTGGCTCTACAGCTCTTCAACCTCTTGCGGAGGAAGCTGGAAAGAAATTCATGGAGAAAAATTCAAAAGTTTCTATTCAAGTTCAAGGTGGCGGTAGTGGAACTGGGATTAACCAAGTAGCATCTGGTGCAGTACAAATTGGTAATTCGGATGTTCCGGCTTCAGATAAAATAAAAGATGCTGAAAAAGCAAAAGAATTAGTAGATAACAAGGTAGCGGGTATCGCATTCGCGCTTGTCGTAAATAAAGATGTAAAAGTTGATAACTTAACAGCAAAACAAGTACAAGATATCTTCACTGGAAAAGTGACGAACTGGAAAGAGTTAGGCGGAAAAGATGAGAAAATCAATGTAAT
This Bacillus mycoides DNA region includes the following protein-coding sequences:
- a CDS encoding nucleoside recognition domain-containing protein codes for the protein MESHSASKDLPLDYIVQHAQTLSKEDIRDDIVGDIYRTSASICKEAVQYTNTDKLYRSERLDKIFTSPIWGFPIMLGILSIIFYLTIAGANVPSEMIAEFFGWAEGYLTSWFQAMHAPEWLHGVLILGLFRGTGAVISVMLPPMAIFFPMFALLENYGYLPRVAFNMDRLFKRSGAHGKQSLTMAMGFGCNAAAIMSTRIIESPRERMLAILTNNFVPCNGRWPTLILMASLFMAAGYTGSMQTLVTAGVVVGMVVIGVIVTLTVSWVLSKTALKGVPTHYTLELPPYRKPKIWNTIVRSTLDKSIYVLKRAVIVAAPAAVLTWILANIFVGDTSLLMHFVNFLDPFAKLLGLDGFILAAFILGLPANEIVIPILLMSYLSTGALTEIDDFNQIKNLFLEHGWTWLTALNTMLFSLLHFPCGTTLVNIYKETKSAKWTFLSFAIPTVIAIVVTFLSTQLVHWLGLV
- a CDS encoding FeoB small GTPase domain-containing protein, with translation MSNHRIALAGNPNTGKSTLFNTLTGLKQHTGNWTGKTVLKAEGEYKHGGHIYTIIDLPGTYSLYSNSADEEVARDYIIFEKPEVTVVVIDATAMERNLNLALQVMEMTNDVVICINLIDEAEKKGIIIDEKKLAKSLGVPVVKISARNRVGIGHLLSVIAKVATKKLIPTPIKITYNEKIENMIQELEPQIYKVFGNTYPARWIALRILDGDKNFLTALQKHHNEPLVREVVINGISLSQ
- a CDS encoding FeoA family protein codes for the protein MVSANTKPLSEFITGEFVQIEKIQLEGTMKRRLLDLGFFPGATIKVLQRSPLGDPVAYQVSNTTIALRSEESSLIFGVLIGDDFR
- a CDS encoding phosphate ABC transporter substrate-binding protein PstS family protein encodes the protein MIMKKGIKFSLAALVVAGALVGCGKAESTDNKEAAKGSDAKQELSGTIAAAGSTALQPLAEEAGKKFMEKNSKVSIQVQGGGSGTGINQVASGAVQIGNSDVPASDKIKDAEKAKELVDNKVAGIAFALVVNKDVKVDNLTAKQVQDIFTGKVTNWKELGGKDEKINVINRPASSGTRATFEKTVMKEAKINDGTGTTQDSNGAVEQAINSTPGSISYLAMSYMVGDKKGALQTVKIDGAEPKVENISAGKYPFWSYEYMVTKGEAKEATKAYIDYVKGKDFEKQVEDMGYIPMSKLNK